One Sulfurimonas sp. HSL-3221 genomic window, GGGATGTAGACCCGCCCGACGTTGTGGCTTTCGTGCTCGATGACGAGGTGGCGGTGCTGCGCCGCCTCGTGGCGGATCAGGGCATAAGCGAGGCGGTCCTCGAAATCGATCTGGGAGGGCTGCGGCGTGATGTGCCGCCCGAAAGAGGAGCCGCGGTGGTTGGCGAGCGCTTCGAGGTCGACGGCGTTTGCCAGTTGGTGGATCAGCAGGGTCTTTCCCGTACCGGTGCGCCCGCTGATAATGAGGGTGTCGGCTTCGCCGCTGATGCGTTCGCTCTCCTCCATCAGGAAGTGGCGGAACGCCTTGTACCCTCCCTTGAGGCGGGGCAGGCTGACCCCGGCTTCCTCCAGCCACGCCTGGGCAATCTGGGAGCGCTGGCCGCCCCGGAAGCAGTAGAGCCAGGCGTCGGGATGGGCGCCTATAAAGTCGGCCCAGGCCCGGACCCGCTCCTGTTTGTGGGGACCGACGAGCTGTTTGCCGAGGGCCACGGCTTCGGCGTTGCCGGCCTCTTTATAGCGGATCCCGATGAGACGGCGCTCCTCGTCGGTCATCAGCGGCAGATTCACGGCACCGGGGAAAGCGCCCTTTTCGAACTCGACGGGGGCACGCACGTCGATGAGGGGGCGCCCTTCAAGTACGATGCTGCGGAAGGCATCGGTGAGCGGGAGGTTCTTGCGTTTTATCGCCTCGATCTCGTCGACTGTACCGATATTAATTTCCTGAGACATTAAATTATCTTTTTGTGGGAAATGGTAAAAGCACCAAAGGTGTGTGGGCCTGCTGCCGAAGCAAACATAGCGTTAGCGTAGGCAGAGGGGCTTTGCTCCTTTGGCGTTTTCAATAAGATGATATCAAACGACATCGATCAGGTGGGCTCCGCGTTCAACGGTTTGGCCGATGCTTTTGAGGTGCAGCCCCTCTGCTTCGGCGAGGGCGAGGAAGTCGGCGACGGCCTCTTTGCGCACGGCGCAGAGCAACCCGCCTGAGGTCTGGGCGTCGCAGAGGATATCTTGCTGCTCCGGGGTCATCGGGCCGACCTTGTGGCCGTAGCTCTGGAAGTTGCGGCGGGTGCCGCCAGGAACGCACTCCATGGCGAGGTACTCCTTGACTTTCGGCAGCAGGGGGACGTCGTCAAACCGGACGACGGCACCGATGCCGCTGCCTTCAACCATTTCGGCAAGGTGGCCCAGAAGCCCGAAGCCGGTGACGTCGGTGACGGCGGTGACCCCCTCCATGTGGGCGATCGCCGCCCCGATGGCGTTGAGCGTCGTCATCGCCTCGACGGCCGGGTCGATATCCCCTTCGGCGATTTTGCCCTGCTTCTGCGCCGTCGTGAGGATCCCGATACCGATCGGCTTGGTCAAAAAGAGCTCGCAGCCCGCTTCGGCGCCGTTGTTACGCTTGAGATGTTTATTGTCGACAATACCGGTGACGGCCAGGCCGAAGATGGGTTCGGGGGAGTCGATACTGTGGCCGCCCGCCAGCGGGATGCCCGCCGCTTCACAGACGGAACGTCCCCCTTCGATCACCTCGCGGGCGACCTCGTCGGACAGTTTGGCGATGGGCCAGCCGAAGATGGAGATGGCCATCAGCGGCTTGCCGCCCATGGCGTAGATGTCGCTGATGGCGTTGGTGGCCGCGATGCGCCCGAAGGTGAAGGGGTCGTCGACAATGGGCATGAAGAAGTCCGTCGTGGAGAGGACGGAAGTGCCGTTGCCCAGGTCAAAGGCCGCCGCGTCGTCGTTGCTGGCGTTGCCCACCAGCAGGGCGGGGTAGCTGATGTTTTCGCGGGCGCTCTGGAGGATATTGTCAAGCTGTTTTGGGGAGATCTTACAGCCGCAGCCGGCACCGTGGCTGTATTGGGTCAGTCGGATGTCATCCATGCGTGGCCTTTTCGCTTTTTCCGAATCATAGTCCTCTTTCGATAAGAACGCACTTTAGAGGCGCCATGGTATGATGCTGCAAAAGGAACGCTTATGCCGAATGAAACCGTCATTGACATCCCCCACTACGCGACATTGCGGTTGCGCCACGTCGTGCTCGATTATAACGGGACGCTCGCCCTGGACGGGGCGCTGACACCGGAGGCGGCCGCACTGCTGGGTGCGCTTTGCGCGCGTTACGACGTGCATGTCATCACCTCCGATACCTTCGGGACCGTGGCCAAGGCGCTGGCGGCGTTTGACGTCACCGTCAAGGTGCTGCAAAGCAGCGACCATACGGGGGAGAAAGCGGCTTACATCTGGGAGCTCGGCGCCCCGCATTGCGCGGCGGTCGGCAACGGCGGCAACGACGCGCAGATGCTCAAAGCGGCGGGGCTCGGTATCGCCCTGGTCGGGGACGAGGGGTGCGCGACGGCGACCCTGATGGCAAGCGACATCGTCTGCAAGCAGATCGGCGAGGCCCTGGGGCTGCTGCTGAACGAGAAGCGCCTGATCGCGACGCTGCGCCGCTAACGCGCTACAGACCGTCCTTGGGCAGCTGTTTGACGTAGAGGTCGAGCTGCGGGAAGGGGATCTGGATGCCGTGTTTGTTCAGGGCGTTGTAGATAAGGATAAGGAAGTCCGAACGCAGGGCGCTGGGGCGGTTTCGGTTGGCCCACTCCACCCAGACGATCAGCTCGAAATCGACGCTGCTGCTGTTCATGTTGACCATCCACACTTCGGGCTGTTTTTCCGGGTCATGCCGGAGATAGGAGAGGCTGCTCTCTTTCAGCTCTTCGAGCACCGCCTTTTTCACCGTATCGACCTCGGTACCATAGGCAACGCCGAAGGGGATGTGGATACGCCGGGTTGCGTCCTCGAGGGTCCAGTTGATGACGTTGTTCTGGATGAAAGAGGAGTTGGGCACGACGATGTCGATGTTGTCGAAGGTTTTGACCGTCGTGGAGCGGATGCGCATGTCGGTGACGCGCCCGCGCAGGACGTCGCTGATCTCGATGGTGTCCCCGATGCGGATGGTGCGCTCGAACATCAGGATGATCCCCGCGATAAAGTTGGAGACGACCGTCTGCAGCCCGAAACCGACCCCGATGGAGAGGGCCCCGGCGATGAGGGAGATGGAGGTCATGTCGATGCCGAGGCTTCCCATGGCGATGATGACGGCGACGAAGACGATGAGGTAGTAGCCGATATTCGACGCCAGGCGCATCGACATCTGGCTCATGTCCGGCCAGCGCCGTGCCAGGCGCGTGATCCAGCGTTTGTAGAAGGCACCGAGGAAGAAGCCCGCGACCAGGATCGCCAGCGCCTTGAGGAGACTGAGGATGCTGATGGGACGTTCGTTAAAGATGAAGAGCGGGGCGGTCAGGGTATCGCCGGCGCGTTTGAGCAGCGCTTTCGTTTCGTGGAGGGTATCGCCGACGACGAGGGCCGTCACTCCGAAGTGCGCTTTGGCGAGGCTGCGCAGCTGCGCGTTCTGGGCGCGGAAGCGGCTGCGCGCGTCCCCGGTGAGGCGCCCCGCGTCCGCCTCCATGGTATCAAGCAGGGCGAAAAAGGCGTCGTTCTCTTTCGTAATGAGCATGCACAGCGCCAGTTTCGCGGCCGATGCCAGTTTGGTCTGGAGCTGCCCGCTGTAATCGGCATTGGCCTTTTTCAGGTCCGCTGCGAGGCGTTCGCTGCGCGCACTCTCCTCCAGTTCGGCCCCTTCCAGGGCGATTTCGGCGGCAAGCCTGCGCTGCTGGCTCTTTTCGATTTCGGTTTCGGCCGTTTGCATCTCCGAGCGCAGATCTTTACCCGTGCAGCGGATCGCTTTGAGGCGTTGCGCGAGGGTCTGCGCGACGGCCGTACCGTACGCTCCGAGCCGGTCGCGTTTGGCCTCGAGGTTCTGTTGCTGGACCTTGTAGTAGGCGAACTGAAGCTGGTAGGCGCGCAGCCGGAACTTCTCCTCGGCGGTGAGCTGTTCGATCGTCTGCTTCAAAAAGGTGAGCTTGGACTGAATGTCGCGCAGTTTGCGTTCCGCGCTCTCCTGCCTGACCGAAGCTGTGGCCGCTGCGGCCAGGGCTTTATACGCCTGTTCCAGCGTCGGGGACGTCTGCGACAGCAGGGTGCTCGGGTCCTCTTCCTCTCCGGGGGTCTGGGCCGCCGCGCGGCGCAGGCGCTCCAGTTCGGTGCGTTCCGCGTCGGCCTGGGCCGGCATCAGGGTTCCCGCCGCCTGTGCCGCATCGATCTGCTGGCGCAGCGCCTTGTAGAGGGCGGGTTTGTCGCTGCTTTCATAAAGGGTGGTATTGACGTCGGCGGCCCGGAGGGCGCCGATCAGCAGGAAAAAGAGGAGAAGGGTTCGCATCGGCAGGCTCCTGTCAGTGGTGTTGCGTGACCCGGCGCCGATGCCACAGCAGCAGCCCGACGGAGGTGAGGAGGAGCAGCAGCACCATCAGCATGACGGCATTGGCCGTTCCCGCCGGGCTCTGGGCGAAGGGGAGCCCGCCCGTATTCATCCCGAAAAAGCCGACGACGAGGTTGAGCGGCAGGAAGATCGCCGAGATGACGGTGAGCAGGTAGATCAGCCGGTTCATCTTCTCGTTGGTGCGGGCGTTGTGGAAGTTGTAGATGTAGTCGAGCTTGGAGAGCTGGTGCAGCGCCGAGCGCAGGAGACGGTCGGTGTGCTCCTGCAGGTCGGCGTAGTGGTCGACGGGGAAGCGCTCAAGGGGTTCGTAATGCTCCGTCACCTCCGCGAGAACGGTGGTGGTGCGCGCCAGGACCCGCTCGACCCGGAGGATGTCCCGCTTCAGCCCCAGCCACTGCGTCATGAAATTGGTTTCGGCCCTGTCGGTGTAGAGCCGCTCCTCCATGTCCGCGACGCGCTCCAGGTAGCCGTTGAATCCCTTGAGCAAACGGTCGATCAGCGGGTCGATGATGC contains:
- the mnmH gene encoding tRNA 2-selenouridine(34) synthase MnmH — its product is MSQEINIGTVDEIEAIKRKNLPLTDAFRSIVLEGRPLIDVRAPVEFEKGAFPGAVNLPLMTDEERRLIGIRYKEAGNAEAVALGKQLVGPHKQERVRAWADFIGAHPDAWLYCFRGGQRSQIAQAWLEEAGVSLPRLKGGYKAFRHFLMEESERISGEADTLIISGRTGTGKTLLIHQLANAVDLEALANHRGSSFGRHITPQPSQIDFEDRLAYALIRHEAAQHRHLVIEHESHNVGRVYIPKPVYDNFLEGGLIILTATMEERVDITFDEYVAHALEEYRIMFPEQPERHWFDDANAGIDRIRRRLGDERFRQIKQLFAGAFAEQLRSGETEQHKPWIRMLLRDYYDPMYDYQIAKSPIPVLFRGNAGEVIDYVRSREDRR
- a CDS encoding mechanosensitive ion channel domain-containing protein, translated to MRTLLLFFLLIGALRAADVNTTLYESSDKPALYKALRQQIDAAQAAGTLMPAQADAERTELERLRRAAAQTPGEEEDPSTLLSQTSPTLEQAYKALAAAATASVRQESAERKLRDIQSKLTFLKQTIEQLTAEEKFRLRAYQLQFAYYKVQQQNLEAKRDRLGAYGTAVAQTLAQRLKAIRCTGKDLRSEMQTAETEIEKSQQRRLAAEIALEGAELEESARSERLAADLKKANADYSGQLQTKLASAAKLALCMLITKENDAFFALLDTMEADAGRLTGDARSRFRAQNAQLRSLAKAHFGVTALVVGDTLHETKALLKRAGDTLTAPLFIFNERPISILSLLKALAILVAGFFLGAFYKRWITRLARRWPDMSQMSMRLASNIGYYLIVFVAVIIAMGSLGIDMTSISLIAGALSIGVGFGLQTVVSNFIAGIILMFERTIRIGDTIEISDVLRGRVTDMRIRSTTVKTFDNIDIVVPNSSFIQNNVINWTLEDATRRIHIPFGVAYGTEVDTVKKAVLEELKESSLSYLRHDPEKQPEVWMVNMNSSSVDFELIVWVEWANRNRPSALRSDFLILIYNALNKHGIQIPFPQLDLYVKQLPKDGL
- a CDS encoding HAD family hydrolase, whose translation is MPNETVIDIPHYATLRLRHVVLDYNGTLALDGALTPEAAALLGALCARYDVHVITSDTFGTVAKALAAFDVTVKVLQSSDHTGEKAAYIWELGAPHCAAVGNGGNDAQMLKAAGLGIALVGDEGCATATLMASDIVCKQIGEALGLLLNEKRLIATLRR
- a CDS encoding magnesium transporter CorA family protein, with amino-acid sequence MDGISVKINPLHLEDLRNEHHPSLFDVNPDYDMLIVRLPVIGEDVQIVSTGFILTPTGSYRFDRERNDLIALESRFEGPHRIIDPLIDRLLKGFNGYLERVADMEERLYTDRAETNFMTQWLGLKRDILRVERVLARTTTVLAEVTEHYEPLERFPVDHYADLQEHTDRLLRSALHQLSKLDYIYNFHNARTNEKMNRLIYLLTVISAIFLPLNLVVGFFGMNTGGLPFAQSPAGTANAVMLMVLLLLLTSVGLLLWHRRRVTQHH
- the selD gene encoding selenide, water dikinase SelD → MDDIRLTQYSHGAGCGCKISPKQLDNILQSARENISYPALLVGNASNDDAAAFDLGNGTSVLSTTDFFMPIVDDPFTFGRIAATNAISDIYAMGGKPLMAISIFGWPIAKLSDEVAREVIEGGRSVCEAAGIPLAGGHSIDSPEPIFGLAVTGIVDNKHLKRNNGAEAGCELFLTKPIGIGILTTAQKQGKIAEGDIDPAVEAMTTLNAIGAAIAHMEGVTAVTDVTGFGLLGHLAEMVEGSGIGAVVRFDDVPLLPKVKEYLAMECVPGGTRRNFQSYGHKVGPMTPEQQDILCDAQTSGGLLCAVRKEAVADFLALAEAEGLHLKSIGQTVERGAHLIDVV